A genomic region of Saccopteryx bilineata isolate mSacBil1 chromosome 1, mSacBil1_pri_phased_curated, whole genome shotgun sequence contains the following coding sequences:
- the C1H11orf52 gene encoding uncharacterized protein C11orf52 homolog has product MGNLLCCRGSWSCPSNFQRKKKMGSPSRWTLRWQQQQIQTQQNGTKGHDTTVHMCEWALEQPADLERSQSLRSEDNSLHYAVIQVCGHTQPRSAQELQHQKSENATEYTTLSFPQAYDCKNGTLV; this is encoded by the exons ATGGGAAACCTGCTCTGCTGCAGGGGAAGCTG gaGCTGCCCATCAAAtttccagaggaaaaagaaaatgg GAAGTCCATCACGATGGACACTgaggtggcagcagcagcagatacAGACACAGCAGAATGGCACAAAG GGACATGACACAACAGTTCATATGTGTGAGTGGGCGTTGGAGCAGCCCGCAGATCTGGAAAGGAGCCAAAGCCTCAGGTCAGAGGACAACAGCTTGCATTACGCAGTCATTCAAGTGTGTGGCCATACCCAGCCACGCTCTGCCCAGGAGTTGCAGCACCAAAAGTCAGAAAATGCTACAGAGTACACCACCCTGTCCTTCCCTCAGGCTTATGACTGCAAGAACGGAACCCTAGTGTGA